The Micrococcales bacterium region TCCGAATCCCGCACGGCGGCCTCCATCCGGCGGGCGACCTCCACAAGCAGCGCATCACCGACCGCGTGCCCGTGCACGTCGTTGACCTTCTTGAACCGGTCGAGGTCGCAGTACAGGACCCCGAGACACGAGCCCGTTCGCGGCGGATGGGAAGCACGGACTGCAACTGGTCGAGCACCGCGCGCCGGTTCTTGAGGTTCGTCAGGGGTCGTGCAGGGCCATGAGTTCCAGCGCCGCATGGGCCTGCTGGGTCTCGCTGACATCCATGAACTGGGCCACGAAGGACGGATCTCGCCGTCCTCGTCCCGGACCGATGCCAACGCGTTCTGCACCCACAGCGCCTCACCGTCGGAGTCCATCAGTCGCTTCTCGCGGGTCACCGATCCTGCCTGCCGGCCGTGCAGCCAGTTCCACATCTCGAGGTCGATGCGCCGGTCCTCGGGATGTGTCAGGGACGTGATGCGATTGCCCATCAGGGACTGTTCGCTGCGCCGCAACATGCGGCTCAATGCGGCGTTGACCTGGACGATGTACCCGTCGCGGTTGATGATCGCCACCCCGATCGGGGTTGCGCGCATGGCGGCGCGGAACCGCTCCTCGCTGTTCTGCAGGGCGATCCGCGCCCGGACCCGGGCATCCACGTCGCGCAGGCGCACCACGCGGACCAGATTCCCGTGCGGATCGCGCACCGAACTGGCCGTGGCGTCCACCCAGATCAGCCGGCCACCCCGTCGCCGCACCCGGAACTGCCCGCCGGTGGCGCTGCCGTCTGACGCACTCGAGGCCAGGGCGTCGGCGACGTTGCCCCAGTCGCCGTGCGGGATGAAGTCGCTGATGGACCGCCCGACCACCTCGTCGCGGTTCCACCCGAAGGTGTCAGCCACGGAGGGCGAAGCCCACTCCAGCCGACCGTCCCGGGACACCTGCAGCACCACGGCGGAGGTGTGCTCGGCAAGCATGCGATACCGCCTCACGGGACTCTGCCAGATCAT contains the following coding sequences:
- a CDS encoding sensor domain-containing diguanylate cyclase — its product is MVLQVSRDGRLEWASPSVADTFGWNRDEVVGRSISDFIPHGDWGNVADALASSASDGSATGGQFRVRRRGGRLIWVDATASSVRDPHGNLVRVVRLRDVDARVRARIALQNSEERFRAAMRATPIGVAIINRDGYIVQVNAALSRMLRRSEQSLMGNRITSLTHPEDRRIDLEMWNWLHGRQAGSVTREKRLMDSDGEALWVQNALASVRDEDGEIRPSWPSSWMSARPSRPMRRWNSWPCTTPDEPQEPARGARPVAVRASHPPRTGSCLGVLYCDLDRFKKVNDVHGHAVGDALLVEVARRMEAAVRDSDTVGRIGGDEFVVLLTQIRDEDALFAVAQKIRATVSEPFTADGVTLTPTLSIGAALADPGDSPDAVVAKADMALYAAGSRAATVPCRTPRSWAEAGRSAPQPAPDRARHTLDHGAGLPGGPARLDEHGLLVGVQVREVLNLLAQLLHLAGGVPPLFGVQVREALSLLPQLLVLVCGVSPPAAVRSALSKMSTSAGSQPANPCRRGSTD